A window of Garra rufa chromosome 11, GarRuf1.0, whole genome shotgun sequence genomic DNA:
TCCTCAAAAACCACAAAGCGCAGGAAGGCCAGGTCTGGCTCGTCTACTTTAAAGCATTTGGGTGCATTCATTGGGCCCAGCCACACTGGATTCAGTCCGTTGTCCTCTGCAAAGAAACCAACATTTAGCACTACTGTAATCTAAACTGTAATTCTGTAATTCTCTTCCCATTTCCTTACTGAAGAGAGAAGTCTTGAAACTGTAGTCGTCTGTGTATGGCCACAGCTCAACCTGTACAAAAGGACTGATAATGTGGTCTGGATTGGGCAAATGCCTGGCTGCCATCACCTGCAGGAAACCCAAGAAAATGATCAATAGTTTTGACAAAATTGTACAACACAAATATGGCTAATGATCATATGAAATGGCATTCAAAACATGTAAAACCTTTAaagagagtcagaaagctctcagatttccttaagcatatcttaatttgtgttgtgaagatgaatgatggtcttacaggtttggaacgacatgagggtgagtaattaatgacagagtaattaatgaatttttaggtgaactatccctttaaaaatgtaactctttcttctgtggaacacaaaaggaaatATTTTCCACATAATGAAAGTAAATGAGGACTGTCAGGCAACAAAATTATAATTTCTATAGTTTAGTCGACGATTGcacaagtcatacaggtttggcaTGACAAAGTGAGCAAATGACATCAATCATTCTATTACTTTAATTACTATTGCATTCCTATTACTGTAACATTCTAGAACTCAATACAAtgttgaactgaaaaaaaaaataggagtTACCTACTCTGATTATGATGGTTTGTTTAGCAGGTTTCTTCTTGGTTGGATTTCGCATCCATTCTGGTTTAAGCACGTAGCCCGAGCCTCCATTCATACTGAAGAGAGCAGTGTTCAGCTGCATGAATTTATCTGAAGAGAGAGGCCGCTGGGGTTTAGATTTATTAGACACATTTATTGGAGAGCAGTTCTGAAGTTTTAACAATCATGCAATAGGGACGCTGCAGCAGACATTAGTGTAAACTCTTCTTCTAAGGTCAAGTACAGTCACGGTGGAGCAATAGTTTTAAGAGAGGCTTGCTGAGAAAATTAGTCAAAGTCAAGATGTTTATAGCTAACTTAcgtaaataatgaataaaaataatagcaCTCTCTACTCTTGAGGGTATTTATACTCCATGTGCTTTTCCGATTGGATAGCTATCTGGtcattaaaggaaaagtacatacacaaaatgaaaatttgctaaaaatgtactcaccctcaggtcatgcATTGCTAAATGTTTATCTGTTCAGATGATAACGCAAACTCAACTTTATTTTGGATTAAATGTTCATTAAACGCATAAGTaacacattcatttttttcaGGCCTGATACGTAACATTTATTCCTTCCAAACCATAACtacatataaaaacataaaataacatagCCATTTATCGCCCCCTTGAGGAGGTTTTACTACAACACCAATGCGCCTTACACTAGCGTTTGggcattacattttattatgtaattattattcattatacaATTATTCAACAAGCACActcatcaaaagtgacagtaaagatattcgtaatgttacaaaatatttatgtttCAAATAGTTCATCATGTAAATGCTAGTCATCAAATAATCCTTAAGTGTTTACACAAACATATTAATCATCGTAATTGTTTGTAATAATAATCGTAAAATGTGTTATTAACTATCCAACCAAatttgaattataaaaaaaacgcCAATCAAAATGTGCCATCAATCGGCCATTttggcagcactgaacataaacaatggcactgaactgaacaaaacttgcatatgtTGCTGTTTATTGCTGCGGAAaaaggtcaattattgtcatgttttgggctgtactaaatggtcagaccaggaaaagcaTTTTGAGTAgcctatagactgccaaaagttattacaaatcaaggaggagagtgcaaaaaactgtctgaggaacaaaaggcattgtggttggccaaactgaaccaggatttccaggacaagaattctgacaacattcatgttttttcttatttccagttaggtaggtgaaatattaggctaatatcctaattaatactgcttttgtgtgtctttaccacctattaactttagtttgtcaaacttttgtgccctttcctgcaAGTCCTTCTCTatttgatttagcagcttccacacattttttctgtggtttacacagcataaattagcaggacaacgtattcagtagtacatgtATCTGtaactgttttaaaatgtaaaagttattttaaattataataatatatgacaatattagtttttaatgtgtttttgatcaaataaacacagccttggagAGCTTAAAATCtgtgtaaagcaatattaaatatgtgtGAGTTTGTCACACCAAAGAAAAATATTATTACCCACCCAGCCAAATCTGAATGATAAAAAAATGCCatgtacattaaaaaaagacTTGAAATAAATCTTGAAAAAATAAGCGCCTTCTCTGCTCTCAAACGTTGGGGGCGTGTCCTCGGTGGCGTTAAAACCACGCCCACTCGCGGGAGAGCTCCCGCCTCTCTCAGCAgtcaaatacaaatacatttcaATAAGGAGACCGTCCGAGCTGTTTTGTAAACTATCGCAACCAGGTAATATGCATTTACACGACCAAGTCTAGCTATCTAGCAAATTGTAGGCTGTAGTAACTAAAGGTAATGACAGTAACAGAGTGGGCGAATCACTGATGCTAATTCCCTCTGGTTAATGCTAAAACTGTTTAACGGTCTAACTCCAGAATTCAgtactacagtgccttgcgaaagtattcacactccttcatttttttcacgttttgttatgttgcagccttgttacatttttttcccatatcaatctacactccatacattaTAATGACGaagcaaaaaaacaaatttgtgacaactttgcagatttattaaaaataaaacactcagaTAAGTGCAttccataagtattcatacccttaactcagtatagttgaagcacctttacagcctcaagtctttttggtatgatgcgacaagctttgcacatcacaATTGGCAATTATAAGCCGTTCTTTGCCTCACCACTTCACCTCTTAagatttctccagaaatgtttgcccagtctgaggttctgaatgctctggactaggctatctcaatattttggtgcatcacGCTTTTtttctactctgacaagtcctTCAGTCTCTTCTGCTAAATACTTACGCAATGGAATAATTTCAGTTTTTGATTTCTAATAAATGTGCAAAGTTGTTAGAAACccgttttgtgctttgtcattatgactgtagattgatgtgaaaaaaagttatttaaagcagtttaacataaggctgcaacataacacattgaaaaaatgaaggggtatgaatacttttgcattacatttctaacatttataTTGTGTTTGAACTGCTTTTACACAGACTTTAAGATACTTCTTTTCTCTTCTTTCACTTACCAGCAGTTTGGAAGTTGAGAGCCACCATTTGGCAGCCTAGTTTCCATGAAGGACAAGGGTCAAAGTTAGAGGAATCGACTCGCCCACTCCAGGGATACACACGGGTCAGTGCTTTGCGGTTGTACTCCACAATGCTGTCTGACTTTTCCACAGCAGTTTCATTCTCTTCTTTTGGGACCATGTTATCCGGAATGGAACGGACCTCTTTGTAGTTGTAATTTTCTGAGAGGTCAAAACAGGGCAGAATGgaataataaatgaaatgaaatgtccGGTTCACTTACCTCAAAACATTTCTggaatgttttgaatgttttgaacGTGGCCTAAATTGTTTCGCTTAATGTTGATGTGTATGATAAAGTACAGCCGCTTTTCATTTTTCGTTTCGCTTGTGTAATTTTCTGTAAATTACATACCAAAATTCTTTTTCTTGATAGACTGGCAGTATACCACCAGGTCTGACATCTCAACAGCTATTTTGGTTTTGGACTCCATTTCTGCTATTCTCTATTTCGAGAAGTAAGGGAGATATCAGTGCATAGTATACATATTAATTGaacataaagaaataaatactaaaaGATACATTTGATAATCAAGCACAATTACAGATATTGAATGATAGTGTGGCATGAAAGAGAGAAACAAACCGCTTTCTCCAAACTCTGCTCATTTTGAATAATGTTCACAATAACTTGGTACCATTCGTCCACCTTCTCCACGATATCACATGTAAACTCAGTTAGCCCCAAATTCTCCCTATTTAATAGGGTCACCACGAGGGGTCTGGCATGTTTGGCTTTGCATGCTGAGGGGAACCCATTAAAATCAACAAGGAAGAGAGTATTAAAGTCATATTTTGTTAACCAATTTTATATAGAAGTCACAGCCTATTCTTTATGTCTATGCGTAGAAAAACATATTCACAGAGGCACAAATCTTACCAACAGTACACTTTGAGATGTCCACCACACCTTTACACTGGTCACCTAAAGGATTGTCTTTAGCAACCTAGAaaaaagtgtgtgtatatatatatatatatatatatatatatatatatatatatatatatatatatatatatatatatatatatataagaatacattgtatgggtcaaaataatcaatttttcttttatgccagaaattattaggatattaagtaaagatcatgttccatgaagattttttgtaaatttcgtttcataaatatataaaaacttaatttttgattagtaatagcaTAGATAAGAACATCCATTAGACAATTTTCTGACTTCTAATAAAATAATTAGTtgtaaaaaatgtgcaaaatttaTTGCAAAAATGGCTGAGAAAAGATGCCATGTGGTGTGATATTTTGCGATTCAACACAATGCAATTCATATGTTTTAAGGgtgttttaaaatgtagaatATTATAAActtacactctaaaaatgctagGTTAAATACAACTAAGTGTTggatgaaatatggacaaacccagtgactggattgttttgacccagcggttagtttaaatgtttaaccaaaccttctgggtagttttatttaactcaattttgggttcattttaagcgaGTGATATAGTAAATTTTAAGCAAAAAAAGTTCAGTTAAACATTTAATCCAACCGCTGTCAAAACAACCCAGCCACTAGGTTTGTCTATATTTAACCCAGCATTTCATAGAGTATACATTAAGTTTCCCAATACTTTTAGGACAATTGTATGTGTGAAACAAATATTTGCCCCGTCATGCCTACCTCGCTGTACTGTTCACTATCACATGATGAGAGATCCACCTGCAAAGACAAAATGATAAACAACTACAGTTTGTTGATATTCACAAGTGATGAATCTCTTTTAGGCTCTGTGCGAATTTGTTTCTCTTATctattctctttttttctcaccATACAGAAGCGCTCCACTAACACTGGCGTTACAGGGTAGCGTAGTTTAGTCTTGCCGTAGAAAAGCTGATCACGAAAACAGCTAACCAGGTCCTCAAGTCTAACAAACTCGTATGCGTCTGCCAACACATACTTGCTGTTGTATTGGTGAATCTGATAATGTTCAACATCCCCGTCAACTCTAAATAACAAATATACAAAAGATAATCCACACTGAAAAGAAAGGAAGCGTCTTTGAAGACAGAAATAAAATGGCAAAACTGAGGAACCTGATGGAAAGAGTAAAGGTGTCAGGTTCTTCTCTTTGTCTGATGAGGAAAGCTCCATCTCGAGGGATCCTCAGAAGATAGTCTTCTGCTTCAGCTTGTCTCAGGTTGCTGTAAAACCACCTAAATATGACAACACAAGTCTGTGTCCAGATACATTTTGTGTCTCAATGACAGAAAAATGATCTGTCATTGGAATTTGTATGTTTATGAGTGagtgttttaaaggattagttcacttccagaataaaaatgtccttataatttactcacgcccatgccatccaagatgttcatgtgtttatttcttcagtcgaaaataaatgatggtttttgaggaaaacattccaggatttttctccatgtagtagacttcaatgggagtcaacgggttgaaggtccaaattgcagcttcactgcagcttcaaaggactctacacgatcccagctgagaaataaggggcttatctagtgaaatggtcagccattttcaaaaaacaaaaaaaaagtatatactttttaaccacaaatgctcgcctTCCACTAGCTCTGAGATGCGCATTGCGCATCACGTTGGAAAACTGTTCTTCaactgtgtacttcggttcaaaaaagtagggtagagccaaaaactccatctcattttctcctccaacttcaaaattgtccaatattgttttgtttttttggcatttgACTTTCTTCGCACATTCATTTTGTAAACATTGAGTACTGTACTTCAGcctagctagtgcaagatgatcacatttgtggtaaaaagtatataaatagtttttttttttagaaaatgaccaattgttttgctagataagacccttattcctcggctaggattatgtagagccctttgaagctgcattgaaactccaattttcacctttaacccattggctctcattgaagtccactaaaaattctgtaatgtttcctcaaaaaccttcatttcttttcgactgaagaaagaaagaaagacatgaacatctcaagtaaattattctggaagttaactaattctttaatttaaaatgtatctttttttcttaccccatttggTGGTGAGGCACAAAATTGAGCCGAGGCGGGAAACCACTGAGGCGCAGATTGAATCTATCATATTTGATCAGGTTTTGTCTGTAATACTTGATCAAAGCACACATACTAGGAAAGCGCTGCTTGCTTGTCAAGTAGAAGAACCATCGACCATATTCTGAGGAACAGAAGATTCTGTAGTGCTGAATTCTCCCGTTCGTCCTACAGAGAGCACACAAAACATTATCCACATTTTATATCTCTGTGAATATAAGATGTAAGCCTGGTTCTAAACATGTTTCCACtgcaatgtaaaataaataaaaagttggtAATCTACGGACCAAAACATGAACAAATAATAGTACCACAGGGAGATACTGTAGATTCTGATGAACTTTTCACTTTCTCGCACCAGGAAGGTTCCATCTTTTCCATTCCTCCCTTGGCAGAAATCACGCAAGAGTGTTTCAGCGGTTATTCTACCACCAGCCAACCGTCCATGAAACCAGGGCTCTGACAGGTGTAGCTCTGAGCCGTCCTGAATCTTTCAGAAAGACGAGTTCATGAGCAAAGTGAAAGTGCATAAAACACTTCTCAAAGTGGCTCATCTTTACACGACTGGTTTTAAAAGACAATGAGTCACTTACCTCAGGACTGTCTTCCTCCCACTTCTCTTCAGAATAGTACAGCTTATTATCTGAGAGCACACAGTCATGCCTGTAAAACCTctacattaaaaaatatcaatTATTGTCTGACTATGAACAAGTAACAGCAAAAAAGCagattacatttaaatgattttaaagcaCCTTATCTATTGGATCCCACATTAAAAGCTCTCCTTCCTTCTCCACTACACGGTTTTCTTTAGCCTTTGTGATCtgctttaaaatatgaaaaattattaaTTGACCTCCTAAAACTTACATCCGATTCTTTAAATTTGACACTGTTGGCAAAACGATTTTAAATTCGCTAATGGAGAAAAACAGTTTGATATGGAAAAATAAAGCACAGTAAGACATATGTGTAAAACATGCACCTTCTTCCTGTAAGTGTTTCCAATTTTCTTGAAGCTGTCTAATTTTCTTTTCACAGCCGTGTTTCCCTTTTCCTCCTCCAGCTGTTCAGAGCAAATAGATTATATATGACGCATcaaaaaactaattcaaacatACGAATGAGGTCAGGTGTTTAAAGAATGAAAATTTACTCatccctcaggccatccaagatgttaaaaCTTAGCATCACAGCAAGAAAtgttgcattacatcacttgttcactaatggatcctctacggtgaatgggtgccgtcagaatgagacttCAGACaggtgataaaaacatcacagtaatccacagcTGCAAACAGTTCCCTCTGTCTCAAATACCTCTTTCcacaatattgctttctccagtaaaaaagttgtcttgtctgaatcagaagAGCAATATGCACAGAAGTTTTGtctagaaaacaaaaatagttccAACACAGTTCGAAACAAATGCACCCATTCTCTGCAGAGGACCCATTGGTGAgcgagtgatgtaatgctatttctctaaatctgttctgataaagaaatAAACTCATTTTCATCTTGGATGGCCTCAGAATAAGTATATTTTCAGCAACTTTTCTTTTTTGGTTAACTTTTCCTTTTCAGTCAACTATTCCTTTCAGTCATACCCACATACAAATGCTTCAGTGTTTACACAAAAATAGTGTGACCAGTGTTACTTAATAAAATCTGCAACTTAAtttacatatacagttgaggtaaaaagtttacattccctttcagaatttgcaaaatgttaattattttaccaaaataagaaagatcatacaaaatgcatgttattgtttatttagtaccgacctgaataagatatttcacataaaatacatttacatatagtccacaagagcaaataatagttgaatttataaaaattaccccattcaaaagtttacatccccttgattcttaatactgtgttcttacctgaatgatccacagtctttttttgttttgtgatagtttttcatgagtctcttgtttgtcctgaacagttaaactggccgctgttcttcagaaaagtccttcaggttgcataaattctttggtttttcagcttttttgtatatttaaaccctttccaacaatgactgtatgattttgagatccatcttttcacactgagggactcatatgcaactagtaCAGAAGGTTACAACTAttacaaacgctcactgatgcttcagaaggaaacacactgcattaagagccgggggtgaaaactttcgaacagaatggagatgtgtacatttttcttattttgcctaaatatcatattttttcatttattactgcccttcagaggctacagaaaatagttacatgtttcccagaagacaaaataagtaacatttaccctgatcttcaaattcaaaaagttgcatacactcttaaaaataaaggtgctttaaaaggttcttcacagcgatgccatggaagaaccatttttggttgcacaaagaaccatacagtcaaaggttctttaaagaaccatctcttccttacttttttataatctgaagaaccttctttcgccacaaagaacctttgaaaggttcttcagatgttaaaggttctttatggaaccatttagacaaaaaggttcttctatggcatcgtgaagcacctttatttttaagagtgtatgagtccctctgttgtcttcagtgtgaaaagatgtaactcaaaatcatagtcattgttggaaaaggttcaaatacgcaaaaaaacaaaacaaaaagaatttgtggaacctgaaggatttttctgaggaacagcaggcagtttaactgttcaggacaaacaagagactcatgaacaactatcgctaaacaaaacttttgaacagggtcatttttataaattcaactattattttctcgtgtggactatatgtaaacatcttttatgtgaaatattttattcaggtcagtactaaataaacaataacatgcattttgtatgatttcttgtattttagtaaaatattaaattaaatttattaaaataatattcaaTTTGAAAAAACTAATTAGAATGGCATGTGGTCTAAACAAACATGAAATTCCCCAAAATTACTGCTTAATGGACTTAATTAACATATGATATTCAAAATAAGCATTGAGTTATACCTTAACTGTGTGATCACTCTCTTTTATTTTCTGGTGCTGTTGAAGAGAATAAATAGGGTATCATACACTGTGACATTCATTAGAGACTGAAGCAATTAGAGAATCTCTGCAGTTTTTGCTACTAAATTTGGTTCAACTACCTGAGCTGACCATTTTTTTTTCCCACCTTGATGATGATTTTGCCCTTCAGCTGGTTTGGTGAGGGTAGATCATTCGCTTCCGGTTCCAGCGGCTCAGTCAGGAGCTTGTCTTGAAAAACATCTCGTAAGATCTGAGCCATCATTTTCTGCTGCTTGATGTCACAGTGTTCTTCTATGGACAGCACCACAGGATACCTGCCAAAAGAGATGCAAATAACATTGTTGAATGTTACATTTACATTGGACGATGATAACTGAATATGTGTGTTGTTGAGGACTAACTCAGATGTTGCAAAAGCATGATCATTGATGATCTTCACCACGTCCTTAAACTTTATCTTGGAGGTCATGGTCCGTCCATGATATATGACAGGTTCATCTGGACCATTCCAGCAGTCCACTGCATTAAGCAAAAATAGAATACATAATAACATAGGACCTGATATCAAATCATATGAATTATAACCATACAATATAAAAGTAAAACTGGTATGTTGTTTACTGACACTCAATACAACGACAGCCCAGCCTCAGGCAACGCACATAAGCTTCTGTTGAAGACTCACTGCGCAGTTGATCTCCAGTCAAATATCTGTGGGGAAAAAAGCAAGCACATGAAATAACACAGGAAGCTGTATGTGTGTCAACAGCATGCAGAACAGCAGCACTGACGTGTTGTGAGAAGAGTTGATCCAGTAGTGAGACAGAGGTTTGTTCATGTCCACTGGGCAAATCTCTGAGAACTTCTCATCCCAAATCGAGTTCTCTTTGGAGAAGAGAAAACTGAGGAACTAGAAAGACAGAAACAACTGTTTTATCAATTTATTTAGTTGATTTGACATCAACTAAACAGATTTCTATAACTCGTACCTCTCCAGCAGTAAGCACTGGATTGTTGGTCTTCCTCATGGAGTCTTCGATGAAAATGTTCATCAGCTCCTGAACCTGGTTCAAATTTTTGGCCCAGGACTCctacaaacagaaaacaaatgtaaagttcatttttaaattaaatatttatgttcAAAATTGATGATAAGACATGTTTCTTCAGCAGCAAATTATGTAATACTGAagagagtaatgatgctaaaaattcagctttgcattacaggaataaattaaattttaaaatatattaaaatagaaaacagtcattttaaatgtaaataatatttcagaatattcacaaaatcaaata
This region includes:
- the LOC141345335 gene encoding 1-phosphatidylinositol 4,5-bisphosphate phosphodiesterase gamma-2 — protein: MPQDVIFFKPGLENNCQTSFLSLLCTPKLEDAVMVGGSEMHEKRRVIEHLQTGTEMMVYQQRVERLTVQVIMESMQLALIRSDDRIARVLDISEFKEVRKWETFKDFQRFNECRGSRFRRIFYQSEKELQQDSKTCFTIFYGSEFILKSLSLKADSVEDAEKWLTGLELLRQETLEAHTPEIIESWLRKQMYSVDQTNKNSITMKELKSLLPQMNVTVPGGRFLEDRFVEVEAKNDSLDFQQFHKFYNFLIFENQKMLLEEFEKGPAPFIISNTDSPESSVVPIYDFQNFLLYRQKESWAKNLNQVQELMNIFIEDSMRKTNNPVLTAGEFLSFLFSKENSIWDEKFSEICPVDMNKPLSHYWINSSHNTYLTGDQLRSESSTEAYVRCLRLGCRCIELDCWNGPDEPVIYHGRTMTSKIKFKDVVKIINDHAFATSEYPVVLSIEEHCDIKQQKMMAQILRDVFQDKLLTEPLEPEANDLPSPNQLKGKIIIKHQKIKESDHTVKLEEEKGNTAVKRKLDSFKKIGNTYRKKITKAKENRVVEKEGELLMWDPIDKRFYRHDCVLSDNKLYYSEEKWEEDSPEIQDGSELHLSEPWFHGRLAGGRITAETLLRDFCQGRNGKDGTFLVRESEKFIRIYSISLWTNGRIQHYRIFCSSEYGRWFFYLTSKQRFPSMCALIKYYRQNLIKYDRFNLRLSGFPPRLNFVPHHQMGWFYSNLRQAEAEDYLLRIPRDGAFLIRQREEPDTFTLSIRVDGDVEHYQIHQYNSKYVLADAYEFVRLEDLVSCFRDQLFYGKTKLRYPVTPVLVERFCMVDLSSCDSEQYSEVAKDNPLGDQCKGVVDISKCTVACKAKHARPLVVTLLNRENLGLTEFTCDIVEKVDEWYQVIVNIIQNEQSLEKARIAEMESKTKIAVEMSDLVVYCQSIKKKNFENYNYKEVRSIPDNMVPKEENETAVEKSDSIVEYNRKALTRVYPWSGRVDSSNFDPCPSWKLGCQMVALNFQTADKFMQLNTALFSMNGGSGYVLKPEWMRNPTKKKPAKQTIIIRVMAARHLPNPDHIISPFVQVELWPYTDDYSFKTSLFKDNGLNPVWLGPMNAPKCFKVDEPDLAFLRFVVFEEDTFSDAKFLAQATFPIRGIRTGCCSVPLKNRFSENLELSSLLVHVQHLEPQSSSSSSSNPAVDRSRKTQKK